From the genome of Xiphophorus hellerii strain 12219 chromosome 11, Xiphophorus_hellerii-4.1, whole genome shotgun sequence, one region includes:
- the LOC116728401 gene encoding flocculation protein FLO11-like isoform X2, protein MTTTAASTTATQSNMTITAASTTATQSNMTTIAASTTATNSNMTTTAASTTATQSNMTTTAASPTATQSNMTTTAVSPTETQSNMTTAASSTTTSQSNITATTATTTDLKSNTPTTVTTTVSQSNIPTTPTATALTSNDPPTPTTTALTSNDPPTPTATALTSNGLTTPTATALTSNGLPTPTATALTSNGPTTPTTTALTSNNPTTPTATALTSNNPPTPTATVLTSNDPTTPTATALTSNGPTTPTTTALTSNGPTTPTATALTSNGPTTPTTTALTSNNPTTPTATALTSNNPPTPTATVLTSNDPTTPTATALTSNGPTTPTTTALTSNGPTTPTTTALTSNDPPTPTATALTSNDLTTPTSTALTSNNPPTPTATALTSNDPPTPTATALTSNDPTTPTATALTSNGPPTPSTTALTSNDLTTPTSTALTSNGLPTPTTTALASNNPPTPTATALTSNDPPTPTATALTSNDPTTPTATALTSNGPPTPSTTALTSNGPPTPTTTGLRSNGLPSPSTTALTSNDPPTPTATALTSNDPPTPTATALTSNDPTTPTATALTSNGPPTPSTTALTSNGPPTPTTTGLRSNGLPSPSTTALTSNDPPTPTATGLRSNGLTTPSTTALRSNTLITVTTITASRSNRPPTTTPSPILPSLITSMSTLLPYMTVSSQSSNPQAPPSGGSRRKRSVPQNSDSLTISSNDTALVFQGMEVSCSIKTEINQTKCTIMLALSHKIPSCGILQTLCAASKSSSDIHVVGNRIDEQNRLQNKCDGNLEEPNSCIYSGPLGASCVESGPAYVIPPINLTDCVTENSCNCSSYCIRSDAYYTFSISLQDPTMNSSSLSSLISILAQPPNCSITTNVTCQLLATVASEYRSASVDCEMTKLSCRVILGFAREVSICSVAEAVLNVFLLEEKIQYDGQVRRAAICGSAEINANSLNFQFSYNDSEKSPHDFCLEIKGSNLTCQTGENIVVHLKEQCVVPTTTSPNVTISPNMTSLNTTASPNVTSLNTTASPNETFSLNTTASPNVTSLNTTASPNETFSLNTTASPNETFSLNTTASPNVTSLNTTASPNETFSLNTTASPNETFSLNTTASPNVTSLNTTASPNETFSLNTTASPNETFSLNTTASPNETFSLNTTASPNETFSLNTTVSPNETFSLNTTASPNETFSLNTTASPNETFSLNTTASPNVTSLNATIPINSTIGPNVTVITNVTTVSSTLQPNNTLTPTTTPKTQQNTTWAPSVSTTAAGGKPSSNTTRSTTSGFVSVTTLVSSTGNGTAESQAKDLLALAQDVSKLTAAQIDQLVSQLEKLLSGPTVSKELGDISVNIVSNLLDASPDKLSSSSDRIIGIVDTVGLKLVIGATAENLMYPSLAVSVKPVDGANFQETVFSILDPNNVQVRGNPRLKRSALKDSSIPQGSITLPPSLTQNLTAEEQKLVSRLQFNFYQKSSVFKDVSLEQRKLNSGILGASVANLSIEGLKESVVIRLRNTEPVPANFVAVCVFWDFTFNKGLGGWNSDGCFVKETNDNETVCGCNHLTSFAILLDISRETVTSRVQATILTFITYIGCGLSAIFLSVTLLTYLAFGKLRKDIPSKILIQLCLALLLLNLVFLVDAWLALYPTAVGLCISTAWFLHYFLLVSFTWMGLEGVHMYYALVKVFNDNISHYMLKFSLVGWGVPMIVVIIVIAIDKNNYGLMSYGKFSDGTSDDFCWIRNDIAFYVAVVAYFGVIFIFNIIMFVVVLVQLHRIKKQNPHNNKHRSAVQDARSMIGITLLLGLTWGFAFFAWGPVNLAFMYLFAIFNSLQGFFIFVFHCAVKETVRRQWRTYLCCGNMRLPENSDWSRTTTQKTTKKSPLTSFTSSQSSRPSRSTFLPSTPSGQMNGIGNPLEDRIITADEEPRTDVVFNEINRQLRSRRGS, encoded by the exons atgacaactactgctgcatcaactactgcaacacaaagcaacatgacaattactgctgcatcaactactgcaacacaaagtaacatGACAACTATTGCTGCGTCAACTACTGCAACAAatagcaacatgacaactactgctgcatcaactactgcaacacaaagcaacatgacaactactgctgcgTCACctactgcaacacaaagcaacatgacaactactgctgtGTCACCtactgaaacacaaagcaacatgacaactgcTGCTTCATCAACTACTACATCACAAAGTAACATTACAGCTACTACTGCAACAACTACAGACCTAAAAAGCAACACTCCAACCACAGTTACAACTACAGTGTCACAAAGCAACATTCCAACAACTCCAACAGCTACAGCACTAACAAGCAACGATCCGCCAACTCCAACAACTACAGCACTAACAAGCAACGATCCGCCAACTCCAACAGCTACAGCACTAACAAGCAATGGTCTGACAACTCCAACAGCTACAGCACTAACAAGCAACGGTCTGCCAACTCCAACAGCTACAGCACTAACAAGCAACGGTCCAACAACTCCAACAACTACAGCACTAACAAGCAACAATCCGACAACTCCAACAGCTACAGCACTAACAAGCAACAATCCGCCAACTCCAACAGCTACAGTACTAACAAGCAACGATCCAACAACTCCAACAGCTACAGCACTAACAAGCAACGGTCCGACAACTCCAACAACTACAGCACTAACAAGCAACGGTCCGACAACTCCAACAGCTACAGCACTAACAAGCAACGGTCCAACAACTCCAACAACTACAGCACTAACAAGCAACAATCCGACAACTCCAACAGCTACAGCACTAACAAGCAACAATCCGCCAACTCCAACAGCTACAGTACTAACAAGCAACGATCCAACAACTCCAACAGCTACAGCACTAACAAGCAACGGTCCGACAACTCCAACAACTACAGCACTAACAAGCAACGGTCCGACAACTCCAACAACTACAGCACTAACAAGCAACGATCCGCCAACTCCAACAGCTACAGCACTAACAAGCAACGATCTGACAACTCCAACATCTACAGCACTAACAAGCAACAATCCGCCAACTCCAACAGCTACAGCACTAACAAGCAACGATCCGCCAACTCCAACAGCTACAGCACTAACAAGCAACGATCCAACAACTCCAACAGCTACAGCACTAACAAGCAACGGTCCGCCAACTCCATCAACCACAGCACTAACAAGCAACGATCTGACAACTCCAACATCTACAGCACTAACAAGCAACGGTCTGCCAACTCCAACAACTACAGCACTAGCAAGCAACAATCCGCCAACTCCAACAGCTACAGCACTAACAAGCAACGATCCGCCAACTCCAACAGCTACAGCACTAACAAGCAACGATCCAACAACTCCAACAGCTACAGCACTAACAAGCAACGGTCCGCCAACTCCATCAACCACAGCACTAACAAGCAACGGTCCGCCAACTCCAACAACTACAGGTCTAAGAAGCAACGGTTTGCCAAGTCCATCAACTACAGCACTAACAAGCAACGATCCGCCAACTCCAACAGCTACAGCACTAACAAGCAACGATCCGCCAACTCCAACAGCTACAGCACTAACAAGCAACGATCCAACAACTCCAACAGCTACAGCACTAACAAGCAACGGTCCGCCAACTCCATCAACCACAGCACTAACAAGCAACGGTCCGCCAACTCCAACAACTACAGGTCTAAGAAGCAACGGTTTGCCAAGTCCATCAACTACAGCACTAACAAGCAACGATCCGCCAACTCCAACAGCTACAGGTCTAAGAAGCAACGGTTTGACAACTCCATCAACTACAGCACTAAGAAGCAACACTCTAATCACAGTTACAACAATTACAGCATCACGAAGCAACAGACCACCCACAACTACACCAAGTCCCATTTTGCCATCTTTGATCACCAGCATGTCAACTTTATTGCCATACATGACTGTGTCATCGCAGTCATCGAATCCTCAAGCCCCGCCTTCAGGAGGTTCAAGGAGGAAGCGTTCCGTCCCCCAGAACAGCGACAGTTTGACGATAAGCAG caatGACACAGCTTTGGTTTTTCAA GGAATGGAAGTGTCCTGCtctataaaaactgaaataaa TCAGACCAAGTGCACCATCATGCTTGCGCTGAGTCACAAAATACCATCATGCGGTATCCTCCAAACACTCTGTGCAGCCAGCAAAAGTTCCTCTGACATCCATGTGGTGGGAAACAGGATAGATGAACAGA ATCGGCTTCAAAACAAGTGCGATGGTAACTTAGAGGAGccaaacagctgcatttattctGGTCCGCTGGGTGCCTCATG TGTGGAGTCTGGGCCTGCATATGTCATTCCACCAATAAACCTAACAGACTGTGTGACAG AGAACAGTTGTAACTGCTCTTCCTACTGCATCAGATCTG atgcGTACTACACGTTTTCCATTTCACTACAAGATCCAACAATGAACTCTTCATCTCTTTCATCTCTG ATTTCAATCCTGGCACAACCACCTAACTGCTCCATCACTACAAa TGTTACATGTCAATTATTGGCCACGGTTGCATCTGAGTACAGG AGTGCCAGTGTGGACTGTGAAATGACAAA GCTGAGTTGCAGAGTGATATTAGGTTTTGCACGGGAAGTCTCCATTTGTTCAGTAGCAGaagctgttttaaatgtttttctacttGAAGAAAAGATCCAGTATGACGGGCAAGTGAGACGAGCAG caATTTGTGGAAGCGCAGAAATTAATGCCAACTCACTCAACTTCCAGTTCAGTTATAATGATAGTGAGAAAAGCCCACATGACTTTTGTCTCGAAATAAAGGGATCTAACCTCACATG CCAAACTGGAGAAAATATTGTTGTACATTTGAAAGAACAATGTGTTGTACCTACCACAACTAGCCCAAATGTGACAATTAGTCCCAACATGACTAGCCTAAATACAACAGCTAGCCCAAATGTGACTAGCCTAAATACAACAGCTAGCCCAAATGAGACATTTAGCCTTAATACGACAGCTAGCCCAAATGTGACTAGCCTAAATACAACAGCTAGCCCAAATGAGACATTTAGCCTAAATACAACAGCTAGCCCAAATGAGACATTTAGCCTAAATACGACAGCTAGCCCAAATGTGACTAGCCTAAATACAACAGCTAGCCCAAATGAGACATTTAGCCTAAATACAACAGCTAGCCCAAATGAGACATTTAGCCTAAATACGACAGCTAGCCCAAATGTGACTAGCCTAAATACAACAGCTAGCCCAAATGAGACATTTAGCCTAAATACGACAGCTAGCCCAA ATGAGACATTTAGCCTAAATACGACAGCTAGCCCAAATGAGACATTTAGCCTAAATACGACAGCTAGCCCAAATGAGACATTTAGCCTAAATACGACAGTTAGCCCAAATGAGACATTTAGCCTAAATACGACAGCTAGCCCAAATGAGACATTTAGCCTAAATACGACAGCTAGCCCAAATGAGACATTTAGCCTAAATACAACAGCTAGCCCAAACGTAACTAGCCTAAATGCCACAATTCCTATAAACTCTACAATTGGCCCAAATGTGACAGTCATTACGAATGTGACAACAGTGAGTTCAACATTACAACCAAACAACACATTGACTCCAACAACAAccccaaaaacacaacagaacacAACATGGGCCCCATCAGTGTCCAcaactgctgctggaggaaaaccGTCATCAAACACAACTAGAAGCACAACAAGTGGATTTGTTTCTGTGACCACCTTAGTGAGTTCAACAGGAAATGGAACAG CTGAAAGCCAAGCCAAAGACCTCCTTGCACTGGCTCAAGACGTGTCAAAACTGACCGCAGCGCAGATAGATCAGCTGGTGTCACAGCTAGAGAAGCTTCTGTCAGGCCCGACTGTCAGCAAGGAACTGGGAGACATCTCCGTCAACATTGTCAGCAATCTGTTGGATGCTTCACCTGACAAGCTGTCGAGCTCCTCTGACAG GATTATTGGGATTGTTGACACGGTGGGGTTAAAGCTGGTGATTGGAGCCACCGCTGAGAACCTGATGTACCCTTCTTTGGCTGTCTCTGTGAAACCAGTAGATGGCGCCAACTTCCAGGAGACTGTTTTTTCCATCTTAGATCCAAATAATGTTCAG GTTCGGGGGAATCCAAGGTTGAAAAGGAGCGCTTTAAAGGACTCCTCCATCCCTCAGGGCTCCATTactcttcctccctccctcacTCAAAATCTAACTGCTGAGGAACAAAAGCTGGTCTCCAGGCTTCAGTTCAATTTCTACCAGAAGAGCTCAGTCTTTAAG GATGTCTCATTAGAACAACGGAAACTTAACAGTGGGATCTTGGGAGCAAGCGTGGCCAATCTGTCAATCGAAGGATTAAAGGAAAGTGTTGTAATTCGCCTGAGAAACACAGAACCTGTTCCA GCTAATTTTGTGGCAGTGTGTGTTTTCTGGGACTTTACATTTAACA AAGGTTTAGGTGGCTGGAACTCAGATGGCTGCTTTGTCAAAGAAACCAACGACAATGAGACAGTTTGTGGCTGCAACCATTTAACCAGCTTTGCTATTTTACTG GACATCTCCAGAGAGACTGTTACCAGTCGTGTTCAGGCCACcatcctcaccttcatcacatATATAGGTTGTGGACTTTCTGCCATCTTCCTGTCCGTAACTCTCCTCACTTACTTGGCATTTGG AAAGCTGCGTAAAGACATCCCATCCAAAATTCTGATCCAGCTTTGCCTGGCTCTTCTGCTGCTCAACCTGGTGTTCCTGGTGGACGCCTGGCTGGCGCTTTATCCCACAGCCGTGGGCCTCTGCATTTCCACGGCCTGGTTCCTTCACTACTTCCTACTGGTTTCCTTCACCTGGATGGGGCTCGAGGGCGTCCACATGTACTACGCACTTGTGAAAGTCTTCAATGACAACATATCCCACTACATGCTGAAGTTCTCGCTGGTGGGCTGGGGAGTCCCAATGATAGTGGTCATCATTGTGATCGCGATTGACAAAAACAACTACGGCCTCATGTCCTATGGAAAGTTTTCAGATGGCACGAGTGATGACTT CTGCTGGATAAGAAACGACATCGCCTTCTATGTGGCAGTCGTGGCCTATTTCGGTGTGATTTTCATCTTCAACATAATCATGTTTGTTGTGGTCTTAGTCCAGTTGCACcggataaaaaaacagaatcctCATAACAACAAGCACCGCAGCGCAGTGCAGGACGCACGCAGCATGATCGGGATCACCCTCCTCCTAGGTCTCACGTGGGGATTTGCCTTTTTTGCGTGGGGTCCTGTTAATCTGGCATTTATGTACCTCTTTGCCATCTTTAATTCTCTGCAAG GATTCTTCATATTTGTGTTCCACTGTGCGGTGAAAGAAACCGTCAGAAGGCAGTGGAGGACCTACCTATGCTGCGGCAACATGAGACTCCCAGAAAACTCAG ATTGGAGTCGCACTACAAcacagaaaaccacaaagaagtcTCCACTGACCTCCTTTACATCCTCACAAAGCAGTCGGCCATCTAGGTCTACTTTTCTGCCCAGTACGCCATCAGGCCAGATGAACGGCATTG GAAATCCACTTGAAGACAGAATAATTACAGCTGACGAGGAACCGAGGACAGATGTGGTTTTCAACGAGATCAACAGACAGCTCCGGAGTCGACGGGGGTCCTGA